TGATAAACATGCTGCAGAGCGCTACGAGCTGTTGCTGCATCTGGGCATCGCCTTGAGCTCAGAGAACACCGACCAGGCCATCGAGTTCTACAAACAAGCCTTAGCGCAAGCTCTGGACGTCCGACTTGGTCTTGGCGCCAGGTTGAATTTGGCAGCCCTGCTGCTCCAAACCAACAAGATCGATGAGGCCATCCAACTGACCACCATCGCGTGCCAGCGTGCACCAGAAGTGGCCCTTGCCTGGTACAACCTGGGGCTCATGCAACGCCGCAAGGGTGCGATCAAGGATGCACTGCAGTCCTATGAACGAGCGCTCAGCTTGGAACCCAGCCATGCCGAATGCCACCAGAACCTTGCGGTTGCGAGGCTCGTCGGTGGAGACATCGACGGAGCAAGAGAATCGTTTCGTGAGGCGATCGCCCTACTCAACAGCCAGGGGAAAGGCGACCAGGCAAGAGCCCTGCAAGATCAGGTGGGCGGACTGGTGAAACTTGACGAGGTGAATGCATGATTTCTGAAAGCAGTCCAGGCCTGCAGGGGTGCACCATCGTCGTCACGAGGGCCCGTGAACAGCTAGGGGAAGCCCGCACCCTGTTGGAACAACAGGGTGCGAAGGTCCTCGACCTGCCGGCTTTAGAAATCGGTCCTCCCGATGAATGGGGTCCTCTGGATGATGCCCTTGGCGAATTGGATGAGTTTCACTGGGTGGTCTTCTCCAGCGCCAATGGCGTGCAAGCCGTGGATGAACGTCTGCGGCTCCAAGGCAGCAGTCTGGGCCGAAGACCTGCTGGGCTTCGAATCGCCGCTGTAGGACGCAAAACGGCACGGCTTCTGGACCATCTGGGGGCACCCGCTGATTTTGTACCACCTGACTTCGTGGCAGACAGTCTGATCGAACACTTCCCTGTTTCAGGTTGGGGACTCAGACTCCTGCTCCCACGGGTGCAAAGCGGAGGCCGCACGCTGCTCGCCGAAGCCTTTGGGGAGGCGGGCGCCAGGGTGGTAGAGGTGCCTGCCTACGAATCCCGCTGTCCAGCCGACATGCCAGAAACAACGGCCAAGGCGTTGGCTTCAGGTGAGGTGGATGCGATCACATTCAGCAGTGGGAAAACAGTCCTCCATACGGCTGCACTGCTGGAGCAAACCTTGGGCTCTGAGACAGCAGCCCGTGCCATCAGCTCCGTAGCACTGGTGTCGATTGGGCCCCAGACCAGCCAGCGTTGTCTTAAACAATTCGGACGGGTCGACCAGGAAGCCAACCCCCACGACCTCGATGGTTTAACCCAGGCCTGCCTTCAGGTGATGCAGACCCGCTGCGACCGCCCGGACTGAAGCAGGGTTAGGCAGCCCGTGCGGATATCGATGGATTGAACCTCAACGTCCATGGGGAAAAGCTGCTGAGCCTCTCCAGGGCAACGGCCACCTGCCCCCAGACAGACGACTCCCGATCCCTCAGTCGTACGGATCAGTGCACGCAACTGATCCGCCACAGAGAGCACACCGAGAACCGTCAAATCCCTGTCTCCCGAGGTGCCGGGCTGGGGATCAGAGATCCGTTGCGGAAACGGTGCGAAGGGATCGGTGCGACCTTCTGGAACGGAAACGAGAACTTCAGCAACACTCGGCAAAACGGTTAAAGCCGTTGCAGGTGGTGAGGACATGACCTTCGCCTCAGGCGACACCAAGGGAGGTTCGTTGACACGACTCGATGGGGTTCCACCCGTTGGATCAGCGGAACATCCACCAATCAACGCCCCAAGCATCAGCGCTGAGAGAGCAAAGCTCGAAGCTGGCCCCAACTCAATGCTCCGTCCTTGGTGTGTAATCGCTTTCAACCAAATCCCTAAAACGATCAAGGTTCGCCTGGAGCTCCTTGGTGACAATTCCTCCCAGGATGGTCGGTTCCATCAGCGGTGCCAAGACTCCGGGAAGTTCGTAGCTCACGCTCAACTTCACAGCGGTGATCTCGGGCTGCTCTTGATAAAAACGAACGGCACCTTTGGTCGGGAGTCCCCCCACCGATTCCCACTGCAATTGCTGCTGATCAATGCGGCTCGTAATGCGCGCTTTCCATTGAAAACGGAAACCTTGAGCCGCCAAAGTCCAATCCGTTAGGTCAGGATCCTCACGGGTCTTGACGGATTCGATCCAGCGCATCCAGCGAGGCATCGCTTCGAAATCACTCCAAACAGTCCAAACCCGATCGACAGGGGCTTGAACTTCGGTGATGACCGTGTGGTCGAGCCAACGTCCCATCGGTTCAGGCCACCGCGTTGTTGGTGGCCAGCTTCGCCGGCATTCCAAGAATGGCTGCCGCTGCAAGATGACCACTCATCGTG
The window above is part of the Synechococcus sp. WH 8020 genome. Proteins encoded here:
- a CDS encoding uroporphyrinogen-III synthase, with amino-acid sequence MISESSPGLQGCTIVVTRAREQLGEARTLLEQQGAKVLDLPALEIGPPDEWGPLDDALGELDEFHWVVFSSANGVQAVDERLRLQGSSLGRRPAGLRIAAVGRKTARLLDHLGAPADFVPPDFVADSLIEHFPVSGWGLRLLLPRVQSGGRTLLAEAFGEAGARVVEVPAYESRCPADMPETTAKALASGEVDAITFSSGKTVLHTAALLEQTLGSETAARAISSVALVSIGPQTSQRCLKQFGRVDQEANPHDLDGLTQACLQVMQTRCDRPD
- a CDS encoding SRPBCC family protein, coding for MGRWLDHTVITEVQAPVDRVWTVWSDFEAMPRWMRWIESVKTREDPDLTDWTLAAQGFRFQWKARITSRIDQQQLQWESVGGLPTKGAVRFYQEQPEITAVKLSVSYELPGVLAPLMEPTILGGIVTKELQANLDRFRDLVESDYTPRTEH